One stretch of Candidatus Zixiibacteriota bacterium DNA includes these proteins:
- a CDS encoding carcinine hydrolase/isopenicillin-N N-acyltransferase family protein: MKCNKTHLVIVIITITFLCSFSIHAQESCNVNDISDELPLVPGSCTIFSASYGNTALFGNNEDYKKIGLYYWIRPRSDTTYGGVYFGFENHNPQGGVNEKGLAFDYNALPEAKLNDHPELPNRGAIMRKIQENCATVKEAITFATMYNWGGSISYQIHLADATGDAVVMSAGLDGELAFTGKLEGDVYLLSTNFNVANLENTFSDGYPCWRYLRADKMLREINSEENLTLDYFKYIAKATHIESGLGNTLYSYIIDLKRCLIYIYYWHQYDEVALLNVAEEIAKEAPPLRIENLFSPKTIKKAENELQDYIEKGIE, translated from the coding sequence ATGAAGTGCAATAAAACGCATCTTGTGATCGTAATCATAACGATTACGTTTTTGTGTTCTTTCAGTATTCATGCTCAGGAGTCCTGTAATGTCAATGATATTTCCGATGAATTGCCACTAGTACCTGGCTCTTGTACCATATTCTCTGCCTCATACGGGAATACTGCTTTGTTTGGGAATAATGAAGATTACAAGAAGATTGGATTATATTATTGGATCAGACCGCGGAGTGATACGACCTACGGAGGAGTGTACTTTGGTTTTGAAAACCATAATCCACAGGGTGGAGTCAATGAAAAAGGTCTAGCCTTTGACTATAATGCCCTGCCGGAGGCAAAACTAAATGATCATCCTGAACTTCCGAATCGCGGCGCAATTATGAGGAAGATTCAGGAAAACTGCGCTACTGTGAAAGAGGCAATTACCTTTGCCACAATGTACAATTGGGGAGGATCTATTAGCTATCAAATACACCTAGCCGATGCAACTGGCGACGCGGTTGTTATGAGCGCCGGCCTGGATGGCGAGCTCGCTTTTACAGGAAAGTTAGAAGGAGATGTGTACTTATTATCGACCAATTTCAATGTTGCTAATTTAGAGAATACATTTAGCGATGGCTATCCTTGCTGGAGGTATCTGCGGGCGGACAAAATGTTGAGGGAGATAAACTCCGAAGAGAATCTTACTTTAGATTATTTTAAGTATATTGCAAAGGCAACACATATAGAGAGCGGCTTGGGAAATACGCTTTATTCCTACATCATTGATCTCAAGCGATGCCTTATATATATATATTATTGGCACCAGTATGATGAGGTCGCTTTACTCAATGTCGCTGAAGAGATAGCCAAGGAAGCACCGCCTTTGCGTATTGAGAACCTCTTCTCTCCTAAAACAATAAAAAAGGCAGAAAATGAACTTCAGGATTATATAGAAAAGGGGATAGAATGA